A part of Papaver somniferum cultivar HN1 unplaced genomic scaffold, ASM357369v1 unplaced-scaffold_118, whole genome shotgun sequence genomic DNA contains:
- the LOC113330517 gene encoding uncharacterized protein LOC113330517, with protein MNGTCLTNYEKLRNHVVQFYEDKFNGQEPVIEGDLFYFEHASISVEESNAMDMIPSPEKIKQAVFDLSADSAPGPDGFSGCFYRHCWDIIHDDLTKAIIHCWNAGSIPNGVNSSFIILLAKVAFMKGRNIHEKISLASEMVNELHYKHKDGNIGLKLDISQAFDTSARISVILNGSPEGYFTINRDLRQGDPLSPLIFVLIEDALSRNITKLFLDKKMTPMVTRGDLLGRYQRASGQTVCRQKSKIYYGGGSSSWCNYIASYLGMSVATFPDRYLGVQFMPVIASYYIHNMAIYKWPHKFILQCERVIRNFIWSGDSNINRVVKIRNSTKKWALFLKAKLFDRKGCIKHSGVKSSIFPGLRSVYNCVEKNTKVLIRDGRDTSLYYDIWFDKTSIAEVLNDYSLDATARVSDILKDGLLDIPEIHLQYLIASGLELNRMPIPMSGADVRKYSRLEGTQLLWRKEVHPVLAAQNWKFLRVECATYDLIRRRFKISLASKCCLCGVQEETLTHVSYECCFDTRAWNWLADVFKLQPNANLIVSFKAAKGRSHIARDLWLIANLVLRSELWQLRNKAVFEDKKPIWSIFHKRVMKLIQDYSIRLKGHMNNSADDVVVLNYFRVQHCSVKWHQHVACFWLPPEL; from the exons ATGAATGGGACTTGTTTGACAAATTATGAGAAGCTTCGTAATCATGTAGTTCAGTTCTATGAAGATAAGTTCAATGGCCAAGAGCCGGTGATAGAaggtgatttattttattttgagcaTGCTTCAATTTCTGTTGAGGAGAGCAACGCCATGGATATGATTCCTTCCCCGGAAAAAATTAAGCAAGCTGTTTTTGATCTGAGTGCGGATAGTGCCCCAGGGccggatggtttctctggttgtttctatcGTCATTGTTGGGATATTATTCATGATGATTTAACCAAGGCCATTATTCATTGTTGGAATGCGGGTAGTATTCCAAATGGTGTTAATTCATCTTTTATCATCTTGTTGGCTAAG gtagccttcatgaaagggagaaatattcatgagaagATTAGCTTGGCGTCGGAGATGGTTAATGAGTTGCATTATAAACACAAGGATGGCAACATAGGccttaaacttgatatttctcaagcttttgacacg TCTGCTAGAATTTCTGTCATTTTGAATGGTAGTCCGGAAGGTTACTTCACAATTAACAGAGATTTGCGTCAAGGTGATCCCCTCTCCCCTTTGATTTTTGTCTTGATTGAGGATGCTCTTAGCAGAAATATTACGAAGCTTTTTCTTGATAAAAAGATGACGCCCATGGTAACTAGAGgtg ACTTGTTGGGAAGATACCAGCGTGCTTCAGGTCAGActgtttgtcgtcaaaagagtaagatttattatggtggtggttcttcgAGTTGGTGTAATTATATTGCATCTTATTTGGGGATGAGTGTAGCTACTTTTCCGGACCGCTATTTGGGAGTTCAATTTATGCCAG TTATTGCCAGTTATTACATCCATAATATGGCTATTTATAAGTGGCCTCATAAGTTTATTCTTCAATGTGAGAGGGTTATCCGTAACTTTATTTGGTCTGGTGATTCGAACATTAATCGTGTAGTG AAGATTCGTAATTCTACAAAGAAGTGGGCTCTTTTCCTGAAGGCAAAATTATTTGATCGTAAGGGTTGTATTAAGCATTCAGGggttaaatcttctatttttcctgGTTTAAGGAGTGTGTATAATTGTGTGGAAAAGAATACTAAGGTCTTAATTCGTGATGGTAGAGATACTTCTCTTTATTATGACATTTGGTTTGATAAGACTAGTATTGCTGAAGTGCTAAATGATTATTCTCTTGATGCAACAGCTAGAGTTAGTGATATTTTAAAGGATGGCCTTTTGGATATTCCTGAAATTCACTTGCAATACTTGATTGCTTCTGGTCTAGAGTTGAATAGGATGCCAATTCCTATGAGTGGAGCTGATGTTAGG AAGTATTCTCGGTTAGAAGGTACGCAACTTCTGTGGAGAAAAGAAGTTCATCCTGTTCTTGCTGCTCAGAACTGGAAATTCTTACGTGTAGAATGTGCTACATATGACCTTATCAGGCGCAGGTTCAAGATCTCTCTTGCTAGCAAATGCTGTCTGTGTGGTGTTCAAGAGGAAACTCTTACTCATGTGTCATATGAGTGTTGCTTTGATACTAGGGCCTGGAATTGGCTAGCTGATGTGTTCAAGTTACAACCTAATGCTAACCTTATTGTTTCTTTTAAAGCAGCAAAAGGAAGGAGTCATATTGCCCGTGATCTGTGGCTTATTGCCAACCTTGTTCTTAGGTCGGAGCTATGGCAGTTGCGGAACAAGGCTGTTTTCGAGGATAAAAAGCCTATTTGGAGTATCTTTCATAAGCGCGTTATGAAGTTGATACAAGATTATTCAATTCGGCTCAAGGGTCATATGAACAATAGtgctgatgatgttgttgttctGAACTATTTTAGAGTTCAGCACTGTAGTGTGAAGTGGCATCAACATGTGGCTTGTTTTTGGTTACCGCCTGAGTTGTGA